The following is a genomic window from Parabacteroides johnsonii DSM 18315.
GACGACTACGAGAGCAGCAGGTTTACCGCCATCAACAGCCATACGGCAGTCATCACAAGCGAGTACAATATGGAGTGCCTGATGGAGTGGTTGAAACGAAACACACCCATTGCCGAGATAACAGAATGTTAAACAAGTTGGCGGTGTCCGCACCGCCAACCTAAAACCAAGAAAAGCATGATAGCAAAGACTATTTTACAGCAGATAGGCGGCAGACGCTTTGCCGCCATGACGGGAAGCAAGGACTTTATAGACATGGGCAACGGCTTACGCATGAGCCTTGCGAGGAACAAGACGAGCGCAAACCGCCTTGACATCATCTACGATGCCGGCTTAGACCTCTACAATATGCGTTTCTACCGCAGGACGTTCAGTAAAAAGACATTCGAGTGCAAGACAAAGGACATTGCAACGCACGAGGGCATATACTGCGACATGCTGGAAGAAATGTTCACGATGGTAACGGGACTTTATACCCGTTTTTGAGTGGCGGCGGCGAAAGCCGCCCTACTTTCTTTCGGTGAGCATGATGGCGGACAAAGAAAGTAGCAAAGAAACCGCTGTCCCAATCTACGATAGTATTCACAAAAACAAGTTTCAATCATGGAAGAAATCAGACAGAACGGAAAAATCATCCTGCACAGCGATGACGGAACAAGCATAAGGATGATTTTCAAAAACCTCATGGGCAGGAATTTTCAAGGTCAGGAATATGCGGAGTATATCCGGCACATCGCAATCGGGGAGATGGGATTTTCGCCCGGCATCATAGAGCATTGCAGGGATGGTGAAGTAATCGGCAAAGGAAAAATCCCGAATGTATGAAAAGCGGAAACTCCGATGAAGTTGCGGCTTCATCGGAGTTTGTATGGAAAAGTATTATATATATCTGGATACACTCACCTCCTAAATCCATATTTTTGTTCACGCTTTTTAAAGGCTTCGCGTCCACCTTCCAAAATATCGCAAATATGCTCTCGTATTCCTTGAGAAGATAATATTTGTGAATCTGTTTTATCTTTGCATTTAGTGTTCTCTA
Proteins encoded in this region:
- a CDS encoding DUF6956 domain-containing protein, whose protein sequence is MNAAYQTLIVKFSKPIKVLDGIFDDAEAWGVDTLKKWIDDYESSRFTAINSHTAVITSEYNMECLMEWLKRNTPIAEITEC
- a CDS encoding DUF7688 family protein, which encodes MEEIRQNGKIILHSDDGTSIRMIFKNLMGRNFQGQEYAEYIRHIAIGEMGFSPGIIEHCRDGEVIGKGKIPNV